In Deltaproteobacteria bacterium, a genomic segment contains:
- a CDS encoding TRAP transporter large permease — protein MTRNNFVNLLIPFIGIRDDEEVSFFMDWITALVLIFSLLSVLFLIGVPVAFSFIGVNLVFGYIFWGDAAFSQTILNLYRSTSLFSLVPVPLFILMGEVIFLYEIAPNMMDTLDKWIGRIPGRLSLMAVAGGVLFSTLSGSSMASTAMLGKTLLPEMEKKGYKPEMTMGPIMGSGCLAGMMPLSALGIVTATLASISVGDFILTIIGPGILMATIYALYIIVRARLQPHLAPPYDLKRVPLKEKIILTAKYVLPLGMILFSVVGIIVAGVAAPTEAAAVGALICFILAFIYKGFRFDLLKKALVQSLKVVVMLFIILSGATGFSEILAYTGATQNLVEIVKHIELSPMGILIIMQIILIVLGTYLESLAIMMITIPIYMPIIKTLGFDPYWFCAIFLINMELATISPPYGLVLFTMKGVAPHHTMGDVFKASIPFCILDTLALILVMIFPSIALFIPHLFKH, from the coding sequence GTGACAAGAAATAATTTTGTAAACTTACTTATCCCGTTTATCGGGATTCGGGATGACGAGGAGGTTTCATTTTTTATGGACTGGATAACTGCACTTGTCTTGATCTTCTCTCTACTTTCAGTTTTATTTTTGATAGGCGTTCCTGTTGCCTTTTCTTTCATCGGTGTAAATTTAGTTTTTGGATATATTTTCTGGGGAGATGCCGCATTTTCTCAGACTATTTTGAATCTTTACCGGTCTACCAGCCTTTTCTCACTTGTTCCGGTGCCGCTCTTCATTTTGATGGGCGAGGTCATCTTCCTCTACGAGATTGCACCCAATATGATGGACACGCTCGATAAATGGATCGGAAGAATACCGGGCAGGTTAAGCCTTATGGCAGTAGCGGGCGGAGTTCTTTTTTCAACACTATCGGGTTCTTCAATGGCTAGCACGGCAATGCTTGGGAAGACCCTACTTCCAGAAATGGAAAAAAAGGGATACAAGCCTGAAATGACCATGGGGCCGATTATGGGGAGCGGTTGTCTTGCAGGTATGATGCCTCTTAGCGCTCTCGGCATAGTAACAGCGACACTCGCAAGCATTTCGGTTGGAGATTTTATACTCACCATAATCGGTCCGGGTATCCTGATGGCAACTATTTATGCTCTCTATATTATTGTGAGAGCTCGGCTGCAGCCCCATCTCGCCCCGCCCTATGATCTAAAAAGGGTGCCATTGAAAGAGAAGATAATCCTTACGGCAAAATACGTCCTGCCATTAGGAATGATTTTGTTCTCTGTTGTCGGCATCATCGTGGCCGGCGTTGCAGCCCCTACCGAGGCGGCAGCTGTGGGTGCGCTCATCTGCTTCATTCTGGCCTTTATCTATAAGGGTTTCAGGTTCGACCTCCTCAAAAAAGCCCTTGTCCAAAGCCTGAAAGTGGTTGTGATGCTATTTATCATATTGTCGGGTGCAACTGGCTTTTCTGAAATTCTTGCTTATACCGGGGCAACGCAGAATCTCGTAGAAATTGTGAAGCATATCGAACTGTCTCCCATGGGAATATTGATCATAATGCAGATTATTCTCATTGTCCTTGGCACTTACCTCGAATCACTGGCTATCATGATGATTACTATTCCCATATATATGCCGATCATCAAGACCCTTGGATTTGATCCGTACTGGTTTTGCGCAATATTCCTCATCAACATGGAACTGGCGACGATCTCACCTCCTTATGGCCTGGTTTTGTTTACCATGAAAGGGGTGGCACCCCACCACACTATGGGCGATGTATTCAAGGCAAGCATACCTTTTTGTATTCTCGACACCCTTGCACTTATTCTGGTAATGATATTCCCGAGCATAGCGCTTTTTATACCGCATCTGTTTAAACATTAG